Part of the uncultured Desulfobacter sp. genome, TGAGCTTGCTGCACACCTTGTCTCCAAGTTTCAGGAAATAGGCCCTGATCTTGTCCGAAGCGGTCTGTGCGGTATCTTCAAAAATTATGGCATTATCCTGGTCTGAGAACATGGTCATCTCATGCCTGGCATTGCTGCCAAGGGATAGAAATGCAAAGGCCACCGGGGGGGGGCCGATTTCATCTATGGACAGCTCGATGCACCGAACGATCACTTCATCGTATGTTGTACCAATCACCATACACAACGCTTTTGACCGGGCACCGGCATCAATCATGTCCCTTATAATGCCGGGCAGTTTGTTCATATTTTGGACAACATGACCAATGCGGTTGCTCTCCTTGATCTCTTTGATCAGAGCGGAATGAATCGGTTTATAGTCCCTCGGAATATTTGTGGCGGCCTCAACCCCAATATTGCTTTTGCGGACAATAGGTCGCAAAGAGATGACGTGCCCATGTTTTTCAGATAGAAATATACGTGATGTTGTCACAATCACATCAATGTGATTTCCGACGGAATCGGCAGCCACTGCTTCAAACTCTCCGGCACCGGCGTCGTTATTAAATACATTGATCAAATGTTCTTTTAACCTGCTGTTATTCTCCACATCGGGAAATATAATATCCCAGATATCGGTTTGATGAAGCTCTGTATCGGAAAAACCCAATATTTGCTGCAGCTTGAAGTTTGAATAGACAATCCTGCCGTCCATGGCCAAGAGATAGCCTTCATTTGAAGACTCCACCAGCGCCCGATAGCGGTCTTTAACTTCTTTCAGGCCTGCTTCAGCCCGTTTACGGTCATTCTCAATGCGCCTGCTCTGTAAAAGAAAATAGGCCAGCAGCATAAACAGCCCGTCAACCGTGACGCCGACGATTTGGAAAATATGCAGCTGTAATGCCTCTTTTTCTTCGGCAATATCATGGATATATACACCTGTGCCGACAATCCAGCCTCTTCCGGGAATGCCCTTTACATAGGATAGCTTTTCAGCGGTTTTGTTGGGGTCGTCTTTCCATTGCCAATGGTATCTTAAATATCCTTCACTATTGGATTTCACAATTTGAACGAACTCAACAAACAGTTTTTTACCGCTTTTATTTTCCTCATCGGTATAGTCACTCAAATCCCTGCCCGTCAACTCCGGACGATAGGGGTGCAGTATCATCCTGGGCGTCATATCAATGATGAAAAAGTAATTTTTATTCGAACTGTCATAGCGCATGGTTTTTATGGCATCAATGGTGCGCTGTTTGGCCTCTTCAGGGGTAAGTTCCCCTTTTTCTTCTAATTCCTGAAAATGGGTAATGACGCTTGCGGCGGTTGCCGTCAGTTCCTTTACCATTAATTTTTTCTGGTTCAGCATGTTATTTTCAAAGAGCGGAACCACGTAAAAGAAAATATAGCTGATAAACAGGATAATTGCCAAAATAGTCGGCAACACAATGCGGCTGCCGAAGCTGTCGAAAAATTTTTCGCTTTTCTCCTTTTGATA contains:
- a CDS encoding DUF294 nucleotidyltransferase-like domain-containing protein, with product MKLEDHVKRTEELFGVPGQDIHQWLDGFFDTSSFERLLAGQGPAGYDPYSHRKFRHCIEGLEEAYEKFEGKYSREEIRNVFETHVRDDYRGYLPKREDFENGTFTEQYHDSAETEDKKILSFQELTDYFQGKSYTYQKEKSEKFFDSFGSRIVLPTILAIILFISYIFFYVVPLFENNMLNQKKLMVKELTATAASVITHFQELEEKGELTPEEAKQRTIDAIKTMRYDSSNKNYFFIIDMTPRMILHPYRPELTGRDLSDYTDEENKSGKKLFVEFVQIVKSNSEGYLRYHWQWKDDPNKTAEKLSYVKGIPGRGWIVGTGVYIHDIAEEKEALQLHIFQIVGVTVDGLFMLLAYFLLQSRRIENDRKRAEAGLKEVKDRYRALVESSNEGYLLAMDGRIVYSNFKLQQILGFSDTELHQTDIWDIIFPDVENNSRLKEHLINVFNNDAGAGEFEAVAADSVGNHIDVIVTTSRIFLSEKHGHVISLRPIVRKSNIGVEAATNIPRDYKPIHSALIKEIKESNRIGHVVQNMNKLPGIIRDMIDAGARSKALCMVIGTTYDEVIVRCIELSIDEIGPPPVAFAFLSLGSNARHEMTMFSDQDNAIIFEDTAQTASDKIRAYFLKLGDKVCSKLNASGYHFCPAGIMALHPKWCLSKKEWQNKLKNIMSAPTADGFLEFNVFFDLKCTYGDVDLAGAIHSQIQLLMQQHPLFVSYYAKNALTHKTPVNVFGQLKIERQDGAKTLNLKEALRPIEIFSRIYALKHGITAANTIERLNEIRAKEEISEAFYKETVYIFNYLWRLRFFNQIFKHSGLGKVNDDLDIEELNNLEAEHLKEVISRISTLKRKISLDFIESVPTEKI